The Rhizobium rhododendri nucleotide sequence GCGCTGTCGTTTTCGGCAAGCGTCAGAGGCTCGCCTTTCTCGACACGCCGCGCAAGCGTTCTGCGCGGTGCCACGAAACGATAGATCTCCTCCGTCGAGAAGCCATGCTCTCTGAGTTGACCGACTGCCTTCGCCTCGAACGAGGGCCAGGCATTGTCGGTCACCATTACAAGTGCCGCTTGTGTTGACCTGCCGCCGGCTATCGGAAAACTGTCTGCCATGGGAATGCTCCGTGCCATTTGCCAGTCATCATACGCGCAAATGGCCAAATCTTCAATCGTCGCTTTCGCCGCTGCCAACCTCTTCCTTTTCCCCCGAAAACCGCCTATGAACCGGCGGTAATGACCCAATTTTGGCTGGCAGTAGCGATACGAATTATAGGCCCGGCTTTCCGCGCGCATTAGCTGCCGGAAGGTCCGGGTTCTTGGCGCTTCCCCCAAGCGCTCCTCCGCCACCGAAAATTTCCCGATTGGATGCGCCCGCTTGGGGCTGCAAGAGACGATTGTCAGCACAATGACCGATACGCCCGAAAAGATCGACTATTCGAAGACCCTCTACCTCCCCGAGACCGAGTTCCCGATGCGCGCAGGCCTGCCGCAGAAGGAGCCGGAAATGGCGGCGAAATGGAAGCAGATGGGGCTCTACAAGAAGCTCCGCGCTTCTGCTGCCGGCCGCGAAAAGTTCGTCCTGCACGACGGCCCTCCCTATGCCAACGGCAACATCCATATCGGCCACGCGCTGAACAAGGTGCTGAAGGACGTCATCACCCGCTCGTTCCAGATGCGCGGCTTCGATGCGAACTACGTGCCCGGCTGGGATTGCCACGGCCTGCCTATCGAGTGGAAGATCGAGGAAAAATACCGCGAGAAGGGCAAGGACAAGAACGAGGTCCCGGTCAACGAATTCCGCCAGGAATGCCGCGACTTCGCGCAAGGCTGGATCGACATCCAGTCGGAAGAATTCCGCCGTCTGGGCATCGAGGGCGATTTCGACAATCCCTACACGACGATGGCCTTCCACTCGGAAGCCCGCATCGCCGGCGAACTGTTGAAGATCGCCAAGTCCGGCCAGCTCTACCGCGGTTCCAAGCCGATCATGTGGTCAGT carries:
- a CDS encoding antitoxin Xre/MbcA/ParS toxin-binding domain-containing protein codes for the protein MAAAKATIEDLAICAYDDWQMARSIPMADSFPIAGGRSTQAALVMVTDNAWPSFEAKAVGQLREHGFSTEEIYRFVAPRRTLARRVEKGEPLTLAENDSAQRLLRISELADKVFGDHDKAHQWLRNPNRALKGIAPIDLLESETGARLVETSLYQIDYGIYV